One stretch of Rhinolophus ferrumequinum isolate MPI-CBG mRhiFer1 chromosome 27, mRhiFer1_v1.p, whole genome shotgun sequence DNA includes these proteins:
- the RGS1 gene encoding regulator of G-protein signaling 1 isoform X1 — protein MMRTAAISTPRLDKMPGMFFSATAKEVKGTDHSLLEDKTPKRRPKTFGMDVKAYLRSMIPHLESGMKAAKSKDILSADEVMQWSQSLEKLLTNQTGQVVFGRFLKSEFSEENMEFWLACEDYKQTQSDLLRYKAEKIYKAFVHSDAAKQINIDFRTRESTAKKMKAPTPTCFDEAQKVVYTLMEKDSYPRFLKSNIYLNLLNDLQANSLK, from the exons ATGATGAGAACGGCAGCCATCTCCACGCCAAGGTTAGACAAAATGCCAGGCATGTTCTTCTCTGCTACTGCAAAGGAAGTGAAGGGAACCGATCACTCCCTTCTAGAGGACAAAACGCCAAAGAGGAGGCCTAAGACTTT TGGAATGGACGTGAAAGCGTACCTGAGGTCTATGATCCCACATCTGGAATCTGGAATGAAGGCTGCCAAGTCCAAGGACAT ACTGTCTGCTGATGAAGTAATGCAGTGGTCTCAATCTCTGGAAAAACTTCTCACCAACCAGA CTGGTCAAGTTGTTTTTGGACGTTTCCTCAAGTCTGAGTTCAGTGAGGAAAACATGGAGTTCTGGCTGGCTTGCGAAGACTACAAACAAACACAGTCGGACCTCTTGCGTTACAAAGCAGAGAAAATCTACAAAGCTTTTGTGCATTCAGACGCTGCTAAGCAA ATCAATATAGACTTTCGTACTCGAGAATCTACAGCCAAGAAGATGAAAGCTCCAACCCCGACGTGTTTTGATGAAGCCCAAAAAGTTGTTTACACTCTGATGGAAAAAGACTCCTATCCTAGGTTCCTCAAATCCAACATATACTTAAATCTTCTGAATGACCTTCAGGCTAATAGTCTAAAGTGA
- the RGS1 gene encoding regulator of G-protein signaling 1 isoform X2 yields MMRTAAISTPSGMDVKAYLRSMIPHLESGMKAAKSKDILSADEVMQWSQSLEKLLTNQTGQVVFGRFLKSEFSEENMEFWLACEDYKQTQSDLLRYKAEKIYKAFVHSDAAKQINIDFRTRESTAKKMKAPTPTCFDEAQKVVYTLMEKDSYPRFLKSNIYLNLLNDLQANSLK; encoded by the exons ATGATGAGAACGGCAGCCATCTCCACGCCAAG TGGAATGGACGTGAAAGCGTACCTGAGGTCTATGATCCCACATCTGGAATCTGGAATGAAGGCTGCCAAGTCCAAGGACAT ACTGTCTGCTGATGAAGTAATGCAGTGGTCTCAATCTCTGGAAAAACTTCTCACCAACCAGA CTGGTCAAGTTGTTTTTGGACGTTTCCTCAAGTCTGAGTTCAGTGAGGAAAACATGGAGTTCTGGCTGGCTTGCGAAGACTACAAACAAACACAGTCGGACCTCTTGCGTTACAAAGCAGAGAAAATCTACAAAGCTTTTGTGCATTCAGACGCTGCTAAGCAA ATCAATATAGACTTTCGTACTCGAGAATCTACAGCCAAGAAGATGAAAGCTCCAACCCCGACGTGTTTTGATGAAGCCCAAAAAGTTGTTTACACTCTGATGGAAAAAGACTCCTATCCTAGGTTCCTCAAATCCAACATATACTTAAATCTTCTGAATGACCTTCAGGCTAATAGTCTAAAGTGA